One region of Faecalibacter bovis genomic DNA includes:
- a CDS encoding glycosyltransferase family 2 protein, with product MLISTIIPVYNAEKYLTRCLDSIINAQIDEVSNEILLIDDGSTDNSLAICKEYEKQYSNIKVFHQKNSGVSSARNLGLSQAIGEYITFIDSDDWVDTHYFSFKVKYLQEGYDLIVSNYNNILSNQRIKNVPFSKKNIRENSGINLNHIYDKDQCILIGYSWGKFYKNKIIKENNLSFKNYLKRGEDLIFVLEYALACTSIYCLNNYDYNYNQIDMDRATSKYSSTFYDDIKLKRDELFNIISRYRNIEEGEKLYYYFYEATKVVFHECKPRKTRNITDEYIAVKKLLNKKEIIDFRSKSEYLVYDNWIIKRIVQKLMYLNQPLITVLFLKFYYLLSKNK from the coding sequence ATGCTAATCTCTACAATTATACCAGTCTATAATGCAGAAAAATATCTGACAAGATGTTTAGATTCGATTATCAATGCTCAGATTGATGAAGTTTCTAATGAAATTCTTTTAATTGATGATGGTTCAACAGATAATTCTTTAGCTATTTGCAAAGAGTATGAAAAGCAATACTCAAATATAAAAGTATTTCATCAAAAAAATTCGGGTGTTAGTTCAGCCAGAAATTTAGGTTTAAGTCAAGCAATAGGTGAATATATAACATTTATTGATTCAGATGACTGGGTAGATACACATTATTTTAGCTTTAAAGTAAAATATTTGCAGGAGGGTTATGATTTGATTGTTTCTAATTACAATAATATACTTTCTAATCAAAGGATTAAAAATGTACCTTTTAGCAAAAAAAATATAAGAGAAAACTCTGGAATTAATCTTAATCATATTTATGATAAGGATCAGTGCATTTTAATTGGCTATAGTTGGGGCAAATTCTACAAAAACAAAATAATAAAGGAGAATAATTTAAGTTTTAAAAATTATTTAAAAAGAGGAGAAGATTTAATTTTTGTCTTAGAATATGCATTAGCTTGTACTTCAATTTATTGTCTTAATAATTACGATTACAATTATAATCAAATTGATATGGATAGAGCAACCTCCAAGTATTCTTCAACATTTTATGACGATATTAAATTAAAAAGAGATGAGTTGTTTAATATTATTTCTAGATATAGGAATATTGAAGAGGGAGAAAAACTATATTACTATTTCTATGAAGCAACAAAAGTGGTGTTTCACGAATGTAAGCCTAGAAAGACTAGAAACATTACAGATGAATATATAGCCGTTAAGAAATTATTAAATAAAAAGGAAATAATTGATTTTAGAAGTAAATCAGAATATTTAGTGTATGATAATTGGATTATAAAGAGAATAGTTCAAAAATTAATGTATTTAAATCAGCCATTAATTACCGTATTATTTCTAAAGTTTTATTATTTATTAAGTAAAAACAAATGA
- a CDS encoding polysaccharide pyruvyl transferase family protein has product MPQKKIAILTQPLKSNYGGIIQNFALQKVLKENGFNVTTVDRDYKEYSKFKLTLNLIKRKLINIFKGNKQFIISYKNKKNIFSNSSYFIDNNINRTKKIRSTIDLKKHFEQNKYDAVIVGSDQVWRPMYSPNIYNYFFDFLEDNQNIKKISYAASFGTDKWEFTNEQTVSCKKLVKQFDLITVREKSAINLVKDHFSRNAQFVIDPTLLIDKQEYINLISSKTININYKGIYTYVLDRNEEKNIIINKIENDLGLTSFFCQPKCAITNPISKNIDDYKYPPMEEWLNGFYSADFVITDSFHGTVFSIIFNKPFIAIVNKERGASRFESLLSELGLLDRLIYNFSEKEIDNILSKSINFEEVNSKIQKLKLKSLELLLKEL; this is encoded by the coding sequence ATGCCACAAAAAAAAATAGCAATATTGACACAACCCCTTAAATCAAATTATGGGGGAATTATACAGAATTTTGCACTACAAAAAGTATTAAAAGAAAATGGATTTAATGTAACTACTGTAGATAGGGATTATAAAGAATACTCTAAATTTAAATTAACGCTTAATCTTATAAAAAGAAAATTAATTAATATTTTTAAAGGAAACAAACAATTTATAATTTCCTATAAAAATAAAAAAAATATATTTTCTAACAGTTCTTATTTTATTGATAACAATATTAACAGAACTAAGAAAATTAGAAGTACAATTGATTTAAAAAAACATTTTGAACAAAATAAATATGATGCTGTAATCGTTGGAAGCGACCAGGTTTGGAGACCAATGTATTCACCTAATATATATAATTATTTTTTTGATTTTTTAGAAGATAATCAAAATATAAAGAAAATTAGTTATGCAGCTTCTTTCGGTACAGATAAATGGGAATTCACAAACGAACAAACAGTATCGTGTAAAAAATTAGTAAAACAATTTGATTTAATAACAGTCCGTGAGAAATCTGCTATTAATTTAGTTAAAGATCATTTTAGTAGAAATGCACAATTTGTTATAGATCCAACTTTATTAATTGATAAACAAGAATATATTAATTTAATTAGCAGTAAAACTATTAATATAAATTACAAAGGAATTTACACTTATGTATTAGATCGAAATGAAGAAAAGAATATTATTATCAATAAAATAGAAAATGATTTAGGTCTAACATCATTCTTTTGTCAACCAAAATGTGCTATTACTAATCCAATATCTAAAAACATTGATGATTATAAATATCCACCAATGGAAGAATGGTTAAATGGTTTTTATAGTGCTGATTTTGTAATTACAGATTCATTTCATGGGACTGTATTTTCAATTATTTTTAATAAACCTTTTATCGCAATTGTTAATAAGGAAAGAGGTGCTTCACGCTTTGAATCTTTATTATCTGAATTAGGATTGTTAGATCGTTTAATCTATAATTTTTCAGAAAAAGAAATTGATAATATCTTAAGCAAATCTATAAATTTTGAAGAAGTTAATTCAAAAATTCAAAAATTGAAATTGAAATCTTTAGAACTTTTATTAAAAGAATTATAA
- a CDS encoding nitroreductase family protein produces the protein MEKLKQILRPIYLPLINYKASKLYKQYSLIKNFIVDYKLYKNYSIVFSKQDLLNKEADLILNYHSIEKGMLFKDTKKGFATNRIKNLHKLLNDPEIIKNINRSQIKVGYQVICKYYEMHKNEGYNIEHIFSQKQYEKYKSVLKTEYSDDFNGVINWDKEKFYEFTSQDFFKFAYSRKSVREFTGELIQIDLIQKAITLANTAPSVCNRQASNVYLIEDKKKIDEILNIQGGFTGYTKNVNQLLILTNDRKFYYTVGERNQFYIDGGIYLMNLLYALHYYKIGNCPANWGKKIDEEKKLDKVISIPESEKIICLIPIGELKDKFRTTLSKRRPITENFQKL, from the coding sequence ATGGAAAAATTAAAGCAAATTCTAAGACCTATTTATTTACCTCTAATCAATTATAAAGCATCAAAATTATATAAACAATATTCTTTGATTAAAAATTTTATAGTTGATTATAAATTATACAAAAATTATTCTATAGTTTTTTCTAAACAGGATTTATTGAATAAAGAAGCCGATTTAATCTTAAACTATCATTCTATAGAAAAAGGAATGCTATTTAAAGATACGAAAAAAGGCTTTGCTACTAATAGAATTAAAAATTTACACAAATTATTGAATGACCCTGAAATAATAAAAAATATAAACAGAAGTCAGATTAAAGTTGGATATCAAGTGATATGTAAGTATTATGAAATGCATAAAAATGAAGGTTACAATATCGAACATATATTTTCACAAAAGCAATATGAAAAATATAAATCTGTATTAAAAACTGAGTATTCTGATGATTTTAATGGAGTCATTAATTGGGATAAGGAAAAATTCTATGAATTTACATCACAAGATTTTTTCAAATTTGCATATTCTCGTAAGAGTGTAAGAGAATTTACAGGAGAATTAATTCAAATTGATTTAATTCAAAAAGCTATTACTTTAGCAAACACTGCCCCATCTGTTTGTAATAGACAAGCATCTAATGTTTATCTAATAGAAGATAAAAAGAAAATTGATGAAATTTTAAATATTCAAGGTGGATTTACAGGATATACAAAAAATGTGAATCAGCTATTAATTCTTACGAATGATAGAAAATTCTATTACACTGTAGGGGAAAGAAATCAATTTTACATTGATGGTGGAATTTACTTAATGAACTTATTATATGCTTTACATTATTACAAAATTGGTAATTGTCCAGCTAATTGGGGAAAGAAAATAGACGAAGAAAAAAAACTTGATAAGGTTATTAGTATTCCTGAATCAGAAAAAATTATTTGCTTGATTCCAATCGGTGAATTAAAGGATAAATTCAGAACAACTTTATCAAAGAGAAGACCTATTACTGAAAATTTTCAAAAACTTTAA